AATAATACTTACTAATGATGGTGAAATCTATAATAAGATTATACATCCTAAATTTGAAAAAATAAAAACTTATAAAGCCAAAGTAAAGGGGAGTGTAAAAAAAGAATGTATAGATTTATTTAATAAAGGTGTAGATATAGGAGATTATATAACAGCTCCTGCAATATTAAAAATCATGAAAAACAATAAGTATACTTCTGAAATAATAATAAAAATTCATGAAGGTAAAAATAGACAAGTAAGAAGAATGTGTAGTGCTATAAATCATCCTGTCATAAATTTAGATAGAATATCTATAGGCATTATATCAAAAGGTAATTTAAAATTAGGAGAATGGAGATACTTAACTAAAGAAGAAATAGATTATATAATAAAAAAATAAAATATATACGAATGTTCATTGTTTTAAATAGTTCAATTAACAAACAATTGCATATTATATTGATAAAGTTTTCAATAGATGGTAAACTGAAATAGATGATTCATAAAATTTTCTACCTGTAAGAAAGGATTTGATTTATATATGGAAGAAAACAAACAAGACTTAATGAGAATAATTCAAGTTAAATTTCCACGATTAAGCAAAGGGCAAAAATTAATTGCAGAATTTATATTAAAACACTATGATAAAGCTGCTTTTATGACTGCTGCAAAACTTGGAACAAGCGTAGGGGTTAGTGAATCTACTGTAGTAAGATTTGCAAATGAACTTGGGTTTACGGGATATCCAAAACTTCAAAAAGCTCTACAAGAACTTATAAAAAATAAACTTACAACTGTTCAAAGAATAGAACTTTCAAATGATTATGTAAGTGAAGAATCTGCTTTAAAGGGTGTATTGAAATCTGATATGGAGAATATTAGAGCTACCTTAGAAAAAATTAATCATAATACTTTTCAAGATGTAGTGGACAACATATTTAAAGCGAAAAGAATTTATATAATGGGACTTAGAAGTTCTACTGCTTTAGCAGAATTTTTAGGATTTTATTTAAACTTAATATTAGATAATGTAAATATAATTGCTTATGGTATTAGCGATATTTTTGAACAAATGATAAATGTATCAGAAAACGATTTAGTTATAGGTATAGGGTTCCCAAGATACGCAGCTAGAACCATAGAAGCTTTAACTTTCGCTCAAAATAGAGGAGCAAAGGTAGTAGCTATAACAGATAGTTTATTATCTCCTTTAGCTACAAAGGCAGATTATACATTAATAGCCCAAAGTAATATGGCTTCATTTGTAGATTCTTTAGTTGCTCCACTTAGTGTAATAAATGCATTAATTATAGCAGTGGGTTTAAGAGAAAAAGAAAAAATATCTTTTACCTTTAGTACTCTTGAAGATATTTGGCAAGAATATGAAGTTTATTCTTACAGGGATAATAAAGATAAAAAATACTAAAAAATTTGTAAAAAAACCTTTTTCAGCCTTTGTAGAAAAAAGAGGTTAGTTTTATACCTCTTTTTTCTGTTTTTTATTATTTTTCTAAAAATTTAAATATTTTTTTATTTTAAAGAAGGAAAACTAAAAAATTTATAGAATATAAATAATATAAAAGCACTTAAAAACAAATTTTAAGTGTAAAATTTAATTCTTATAAAGTATATCTAATTTAATATTAATAAATATTAAAAATAAAAAAGTAATGAATAAATTTGTTAAATTTTTAACTAAATTTCGAAGTCAGCTAAAATAAATTCTTGAATCATCAGAGCAAATCATTTTAGTCTTAATTATTTTAATGAATTTTGTACAAGTTTATTTTTAAACTATTTAATAAAATTTGCTTTATATTTAGTGAATTTAGGTACAGGTTTATTATTTGGGTGAATTTGGTACAAGTTTACCTTTTAAAAGCAAGGGAAGCTTATCCATTTCAATATAGTAAAGTTTAATATTTAAGGAGGAATGTTAAAATGACAAAAGAAGGTTTAGCTCTAGAAGGTGTAAAAGTAGTTGAGTTATCAAGCTTTGTAGCGGCTCCAAGTTGTGCAAAAGTACTAGCTGACTGGGGAGCTGACGTAATTAAAATAGAACCAGTTCAAGGGGACAATTTAAGAGTTGTAGGTGGAGTATATAATTCACCAGCAAGAGATGACGAAAACCCTATGTTTGAACTTGAAAATGGAAATAAAAAAGGCGTTGCTATAAATACTAGAAGTGAAAAAGGTAAAGAGGTATTAGGAAAATTACTTAAAGATGCAGATATTTTTGTTACAAATGTAAGAGAAAAGGCATTAGAAAGAAGTGGACTATCCTATGAACAATTAAAGGATAAATATCCTTCATTAATTCATGCACATATATTAGGATACGGAGAAGAAGGACCACTTAAAGATAAACCTGGATTTGATTATACTGCATATTTTGCAAGAGGAGCTGTAAGCACATCTTTAATGGAAAAAGGAACATCTCCAGCTAATACAAATGCAGGTTTTGGCGACCATTATGCTGGTATAAGTTTAGCAGCTGGTATATTAGCAGCACTTCATAAAAAGACATTAACTGGAAAAGGTGACAGAGTTACAGTAAGCTTATATCACACAGCTATATTTGGTATGGGACTTATGATTACTACAGCCCAATACGGAAACAAAATGCCATTATCAAGAAGAACTCCAAATAATCCATTAGCAACAACTTATAGATGCAAAGATGATAGATGGATACAATTAGCATTGCTTAAATATGATGCATGGTTCCCTAAATTCTGTAAGGAAGTAATAAATAGACCTGATCTAATAGAAGATCCAAGATTTAATAAACAATCTGAAGTAGTAAAACATGTTGAAACTTTTGTAGGAGTATTAGAAGAAGAATTTATTAAAAAGGATTTAAAAGAATGGGCAGATCTATTAGATAAGGCTGACTTACCATATGAAAAACTACAATATTGCGAAGATATATTAGAAGACGAACAAGCATGGGCAAATGACTATTTATTCAAGACTAAATATGACAGTGGAAATACTGGTGTGCTAGTTAATTCACCTGTTAAGTTCAGCGAATCTGGATTAAGAACATATAAAGCTGCACCAAAGATTGGTGAAGATACTGAGGAAATTTTAACGTCATTGGGATATAACAAAGAAGAAATAGAAGAAATGAGAGAAGAAAAAGCAATAAAATAAGATAGATTTAGGATAGATTAATGTAAGTTTTTAAATGGAGGGTATAAAACTTAGATTTAGAAAGGGGAGGAATATAAATGGCTGATAAAAAAGATGACAAAAAGAAAGCAGCAAAAGTGATTAATGGTATATTAGCTAAATCTTATGCGGATGCTTGGAAGGCGAAAGAAGAAGGAAAACCAGTTGGTTGGTCAACTTCTGTATTCCCACAGGAACTAGTAGAAGTTTTTGATTTAGATGTATTATATCCAGAAAATCAAGCAGCAGGAGTTGCAGCTAAAAAAGAATCCTTATCTCTTTGTGAAGCTGCAGAAAGTGTTGGATATTCAATTGATTTATGTGCATATGCAAGAACAAATTTTGGACTTTTAGAAAAGGGTGGTTCAGAAAACTTAAATATGCCAAAGCCTGACTTTATATGTTGCTGTAATAATATTTGTAATCAAGTTATTAAATGGTATGAAAACATTGCAAAAGAATTAGATATACCATTAATAATGATTGATACTACATTTAATAATGAAGATGAAGTAACAGAAAATAGAATTAAATATCTTAGAGCTCAATTTGAAGAGGCTATAAAACAACTTGAAAAAATTTCTGGAAAGAAATTTGATCCTAAAAAATTTGAAGAGGTTATGAAAATCTCCGCTGAAAACGGTAAGCTTTGGAAATATTCTATGAGTTTACCATCAGGATCTTTCCCATCACCAATGAATGGATTTGACTTATTTACTTATATGGCTGTTATTGTATGTTATAGGGGTAAAAAAGAAACTACAGAAGCTTTCAAATTATTGATTTCTGAATTGGAAGACAATATTAAAAATAAAGCAACTTCTTTTAGAGGAGAAGAAAAATATAGAATTATGATGGAAGGAATTCCATGCTGGCCATATATAGGCTATAAGATGAGAACTTTAGCAGGTTATGGTGTAAACATGACTGGAAGCGTTTACCCTCATGCTTGGGCTTTGCAATATGAAGTAAACGATTTAGATGGAATGGCTAAAGCTTATAGTACTATGTTTAACAATGTTAATTTAGAAACAATGTGTAAATATAGAATAGATTCTTTAATAGACGGAAATTGTGATGGAGCATTCTATCATATGAATAGAAGCTGTAAATTGATGAGTTTTATACAATATGAAATGGAAAGAAAAGTTTTTGAAGAAACAGGCATACCATATGCAGGCTTCGATGGAGACCAAGCAGATCCAAGAAACTTTAGTAAGGCTCAGTTTGAAACAAGACTGCAAGGTTTAGTAGAGGTTATGGAAGAAAGAAAGAAAGGAGGAAACAAATAATGGATAATATAAAGAATATTTTATCTAAATTAGAGGTAGCGGTTAAAAACCCTAAAAAAGTTGTTTCAGATTATAAAGAAAGAACAGGAAATAAAGTAATAGGATGCTTCCCAGTATATACTCCAGAGGAAATAGTATATGCAGCAGATATGCTTCCAATAGGTATTTGGGGAGGCGATGTTGAAGCTAATTTAGCTAAACAATATTATCCAGCATTTTGTTGCTCCATAATGCAATCTTGTATGGAGTTTGGCTTAAAAGGGGTATATGAGGGATTATCAGCTGTTATTATTCCAGGAATGTGTGACACATTAAACTGTATGGGACAAAATTGGAAATTTGCCATTAAAGATATTCCATATATTGCATTAGTTCATCCTCAAAATAGAAAATTAGAAGCCGGTGTAGAGTATTTAGTTGAAGAATATAAACATGTAAAATCAAAAATAGAAGAAATAAGAGGAAAAGAAATAACTGAAGATGAACTGCAAAACAGTATAGAAATATACAATGAACATAGAAAAGTAATGAGATCTTTTGTAGATAAAGCAGCAAAACATCCTAATACAATAAATAACTATGAAAGAAATCTTGTTATTAAGAGTGGATTCTTTATGAGAAAAGATGAACATACAAAAATAGTAAAAGAATTAAATGAATTATTAAGCGTTCTACCAGAAGAAAAATATGATGGTAAAAAAGTATTAGTAACTGGAATACTTTTAGATTCAAAAGAAATGCTTGATGTTTTTGAAGAAAATAAATTAAGAATAGTGGCAGATGATTTAGCTCAAGAAAGTAGACAATTTAGAACAGACGTATCAGAAGGAAAGAACGCATTAGATAGATTGGCAAGACAATGGTCAAATATTGAAGGATGTTCTTTAGCATATGATCCTAAAAAACTTAGAGGATCACTGATTGCAAAGGAAGGCAAAGCTAAAGGAATAGAAGGTGTAGTATTTGCAATGATGAAATTCTGTGACCCAGAAGAATATGACTATCCAATTGTTAAAAAGGACATTGAAAAAGAAGGCATACCTACAACTATGATAGAAGTAGACCAACAAAATAAGAGCGTTGAACAAATAAGAACAAGAATTCAAACTTTCTCAGAGATATTATAGACATAATTTTATACTAGGTTAGAATTTTAAGTTTTCATGAAGACTAGAAAATTATTATTTATTTAAATTTAATAAACAGATTTCTGAGCTTAAGAGGGAGTTTTTACTCCCGCTAAAGCTTAGAAAATGTTTATCTAAGGGGAGCTTTATTCAAACTTTAAATGAGAATCAAAGATGGCGTTATAGATAAATGTTTATTTATATATATATATGGATAATTCTATGATAAGTATTAGGATTATAGATTATAAGATAAAAACAGTTTTTTATAAAAATAATTAAATTTCCTCTGTAAACTGTATAAGCTTTTAAGAAATTAAGATTGCTTTCATACCAATTATTAATGTGAAGTTAGTAGTAAAGTTATTTAATGTTTTACTAAAATAAGCATATTATTTATGGAAGTATTTTAAAATGAAAAATTGATGTAGTTTATTAGAGGAGTAAATTTAAAAGGAGGCAAGTATGTTATTTAAAAAAGAGCATGAACTTTTAAGAAAGTCCGTAAGGGATTTTGTAGATAGAGAATTAAAAGATATTCCAGAAGAAGTTGATACTGAAGGTAAGTTACCTAAAGAGTTATTACAAAAACTTGCAAAATATAAATTCATAAGTCCTGTAATACCTAAGGAATATGGTGGAGCTGGAGCAGACTATGTTTCATATTGCATAATAATGGAGGAAATCAGCAAACGTTGTGCATCTACTGGAACTTTTATAACAGCAGGAGCATCATTAGTAGCATTACCTTTACTTAATTTTGGAACAGATAAGCAAAAAGAAAAATATTTAAAACCTCTTGCTACAGGTGAATATATTGGATCTTTTGGACTTACAGAACCAGGAGCAGGATCTGACGCTGGTGCTGGTCAAACTACAGCAGTTTTAGAGGGAGATCATTATATTTTAAATGGAAGAAAAACATTTATTACAAATGCACCTATTTGTGACTTTGCTATAGTAACAGCAATGACAGAAAAGGGTAAAGGCTCAAGAGGAATTTCAGCTTTTATAGTTGAGAGAAAATGGAAGGGATTTTCAATAGGCGCTCATGAAAATAAAATGGGTATTAGAGGAACTGAAACAGCGGATTTAATATTTGAAAATGTAAAAGTTCCTAAAGAAAATCTTATTGGAAAAGAAGGGAAAGGTTTTAAAATTGCATTAAATACTCTTGATGTTGGCAGAATCGGGGTAGCAGCTCAAGCTCTTGGAATAGCCCAAGGTGCTTTAGATGAAGCTGTAAAATATGTTAAAGAAAGAGTTCAATTTGGCAAACCTTTAGCAAAATTCCAAAACACTCAATTTACAATTGCAGATATGGAAACTAAGGTTCAGGCTGCTAGATGGCTTGTGTATGATGCCGCAGAGAAAAAAGATAATGGTATAAATCCAGGTGTTGAATCAGCAATGGCTAAATATTATGCAGCAGAAATTGCAAATGAGGTAGCTTATAAAGCATTACAATTACACGGTGGATATGGATTTATGAAGGATTACCCAATAGAAAGAATGTATAGAGATGCTAGAATTACATCTATATATGAAGGTACATCTCAAGTTCAGCAAATGGTTATTGCTGCTAAAGCTCTTAAATAGATATATTGAGAAATAAACAAAATTGGAGGTTAAGAATTTGAGGATAGTAGTGTGCGTTAAGCAAGTTCCAGATACAACAGAAGTAAAGATAGATCCTAAAACAGGAACATTAATAAGAGAAGGTGTTCCAAGTATATTAAATCCAGATGATGCAAATGCCTTAGAAGAAGCTTTAAAAATGAAAGACAAAGATGAAAATGTAAATGTATCAGTGGTTTCAATGGGACCACCACAGGCAGAAGTTATGTTAAGAGAATGTCTTGCAATGGGGGCAGATGAGGCTTATTTAGTAAGTGATAGAGCCTTTGCAGGTTCTGATACTTGGGCTACTTCAAAGGTTATTGCATCAGCAATTAGAAAGATCGGAAATTACGATATTATATTCGCAGGAAGACAAGCCATAGATGGAGATACAGCACAGGTTGGGCCACAAATTTCAGAAAAATTAGGTATTCCACAGGTCACCTATGTGGAGGATTTTAAATTAGAGGAAGATAAAATAACAGTACAAAGACAACTAGAGGATGGATATGAAATAATCAAGGTTAAAAAACCAGCTCTATTAACAGCTGTAAGTTCACTTAATGAGCCTAGATACATGGCTGTTGATAAAATATTTGAAGCTTATGAAAAAGAAATAAAAACCTTAACTATTAATGATTTAGATATAGAACCTGAAGGAGTAGGTCTTAAGGCTTCTCCAACTAAAGTATTTAGATCCTTTACTCCAGCACCTAAAGGCAAAGGTGTTATGCTAGAGGGAACATCACAGGAAATGGTTGAAAAGTTGATTGTAAGTTTGAAACAAAAGCATATTATATAAAAATGATCGGAGGGTAATATGGATATAAAAAAAGATTTAAGTAGTTATAAAAATGTCTGGGTAATTGCAGAACAAAGACAGGGAAAAATAACTCCTGTAGTTATAGAATTATTAGGAGAAGGCAGAAAAATAGCTAATGATATTGGAGTAGAATTATGTGCAATATTGCTTGGACACAATGTTGATAATTTGGCAGATGAATTAATACAGTTTGGAGCTGACAAAGTTTATTATGTAAATGATCCATTATTAGAAAAATATACTACCGATGGATATGCAAAGGTTATAGTGGATGCAGTAAATAATATTAAACCAGAAATCGTATTAATTGGCGCAACACATATTGGAAGAGACTTAGCTCCTAGAATAGCATCAAATCTAGATACTGGGTTAACAGCTGATTGCACTAAATTAGAAGTTGATCCAGCGGACAAAAAACTTAAACAAACCCGTCCAGCTTTTGGAGGAAACATAATGGCTACAATCATATGCCCTGATAATAGACCACAAATGTCTACAGTAAGACCAGGGGTTATGGAAAAGGCTGTAAGGGATGAAAATAGAAAAGGGGAAATTATAAAACTAGGTACAAATTTATCTAAAAATGATATAAGAACAGAAGTTGTAGAAATAGTTAAATCTAAAAAAGAGTTAGTATCCTTAACAGATGCAAACTTTATTGTATCTGGTGGACTTGGTCTTGGAAATCCTGATGGATTTAAATTATTAAAACAGTTAGCAGATAGATTAAATGGTGTAGTTGGATCTTCTCGTGCAGCTGTAGATGCTGGTTGGATTGAAAATTCACATCAAGTAGGTCAAACAGGAACAACTGTAAAACCAACAGTTTATATAGCTTGCGGTATTTCAGGAGCTATACAACACTTAGCTGGTATGCAGGAATCAGACATTATAATTGCTATAAATAAAAATGAATCAGCTCCAATATTTGAGGTAGCAGACTACGGGATAGTAGGAGATTTATATGATGTAGTACCTAAGCTATTAGAGCTATTAGGGGATGACAAGCGTATTACTGAGTTATTCGAACAAAGTAAAATAATTTAAAATAAAATTATCTTATAAAATTAAGCATTCAATACTATTTTATAGTATTTTTATCATAAACCTCCCTATTCTGATATCAATTTATTGGAATTAGGGAGGTTATTATAAACATAAATTCATGACAGAATATAAAAAAATATACCCGACTAATATATATGGGGGAGGATAATATGAGTGAAAATTCAAAGTCTAAGGTGGGGTTTTTAACTGCTTTTCAGGTAGCAGCAGTATGGTTTGGAGCTCATGTAGGAGGAGGATTTGCAACAGGTAACCAAACTATGAATTTTTTTGTTAAGTATGGTTGGCATTCTATATGGTTGCCTGCAATTGTAGTTATTATTATAGGTTTAACTTATAAAGAATCATTAATTTTAGCAAGAAATTATGGAACTTATGATTATAAAAGCTGGTCCAGAAAAATGTATGAACCCTATGACAAAGTCTTTTCTGTTATTTTTGAAATAGGATATTTAATGATAGTTTTATTAGGTACAGGAGGATCTATAGCAGG
Above is a window of Clostridium sporogenes DNA encoding:
- a CDS encoding pseudouridine synthase — its product is IILTNDGEIYNKIIHPKFEKIKTYKAKVKGSVKKECIDLFNKGVDIGDYITAPAILKIMKNNKYTSEIIIKIHEGKNRQVRRMCSAINHPVINLDRISIGIISKGNLKLGEWRYLTKEEIDYIIKK
- a CDS encoding MurR/RpiR family transcriptional regulator yields the protein MEENKQDLMRIIQVKFPRLSKGQKLIAEFILKHYDKAAFMTAAKLGTSVGVSESTVVRFANELGFTGYPKLQKALQELIKNKLTTVQRIELSNDYVSEESALKGVLKSDMENIRATLEKINHNTFQDVVDNIFKAKRIYIMGLRSSTALAEFLGFYLNLILDNVNIIAYGISDIFEQMINVSENDLVIGIGFPRYAARTIEALTFAQNRGAKVVAITDSLLSPLATKADYTLIAQSNMASFVDSLVAPLSVINALIIAVGLREKEKISFTFSTLEDIWQEYEVYSYRDNKDKKY
- a CDS encoding CoA transferase gives rise to the protein MTKEGLALEGVKVVELSSFVAAPSCAKVLADWGADVIKIEPVQGDNLRVVGGVYNSPARDDENPMFELENGNKKGVAINTRSEKGKEVLGKLLKDADIFVTNVREKALERSGLSYEQLKDKYPSLIHAHILGYGEEGPLKDKPGFDYTAYFARGAVSTSLMEKGTSPANTNAGFGDHYAGISLAAGILAALHKKTLTGKGDRVTVSLYHTAIFGMGLMITTAQYGNKMPLSRRTPNNPLATTYRCKDDRWIQLALLKYDAWFPKFCKEVINRPDLIEDPRFNKQSEVVKHVETFVGVLEEEFIKKDLKEWADLLDKADLPYEKLQYCEDILEDEQAWANDYLFKTKYDSGNTGVLVNSPVKFSESGLRTYKAAPKIGEDTEEILTSLGYNKEEIEEMREEKAIK
- a CDS encoding 2-hydroxyacyl-CoA dehydratase family protein, which encodes MADKKDDKKKAAKVINGILAKSYADAWKAKEEGKPVGWSTSVFPQELVEVFDLDVLYPENQAAGVAAKKESLSLCEAAESVGYSIDLCAYARTNFGLLEKGGSENLNMPKPDFICCCNNICNQVIKWYENIAKELDIPLIMIDTTFNNEDEVTENRIKYLRAQFEEAIKQLEKISGKKFDPKKFEEVMKISAENGKLWKYSMSLPSGSFPSPMNGFDLFTYMAVIVCYRGKKETTEAFKLLISELEDNIKNKATSFRGEEKYRIMMEGIPCWPYIGYKMRTLAGYGVNMTGSVYPHAWALQYEVNDLDGMAKAYSTMFNNVNLETMCKYRIDSLIDGNCDGAFYHMNRSCKLMSFIQYEMERKVFEETGIPYAGFDGDQADPRNFSKAQFETRLQGLVEVMEERKKGGNK
- a CDS encoding 2-hydroxyacyl-CoA dehydratase family protein translates to MDNIKNILSKLEVAVKNPKKVVSDYKERTGNKVIGCFPVYTPEEIVYAADMLPIGIWGGDVEANLAKQYYPAFCCSIMQSCMEFGLKGVYEGLSAVIIPGMCDTLNCMGQNWKFAIKDIPYIALVHPQNRKLEAGVEYLVEEYKHVKSKIEEIRGKEITEDELQNSIEIYNEHRKVMRSFVDKAAKHPNTINNYERNLVIKSGFFMRKDEHTKIVKELNELLSVLPEEKYDGKKVLVTGILLDSKEMLDVFEENKLRIVADDLAQESRQFRTDVSEGKNALDRLARQWSNIEGCSLAYDPKKLRGSLIAKEGKAKGIEGVVFAMMKFCDPEEYDYPIVKKDIEKEGIPTTMIEVDQQNKSVEQIRTRIQTFSEIL
- a CDS encoding acyl-CoA dehydrogenase family protein, which translates into the protein MLFKKEHELLRKSVRDFVDRELKDIPEEVDTEGKLPKELLQKLAKYKFISPVIPKEYGGAGADYVSYCIIMEEISKRCASTGTFITAGASLVALPLLNFGTDKQKEKYLKPLATGEYIGSFGLTEPGAGSDAGAGQTTAVLEGDHYILNGRKTFITNAPICDFAIVTAMTEKGKGSRGISAFIVERKWKGFSIGAHENKMGIRGTETADLIFENVKVPKENLIGKEGKGFKIALNTLDVGRIGVAAQALGIAQGALDEAVKYVKERVQFGKPLAKFQNTQFTIADMETKVQAARWLVYDAAEKKDNGINPGVESAMAKYYAAEIANEVAYKALQLHGGYGFMKDYPIERMYRDARITSIYEGTSQVQQMVIAAKALK
- a CDS encoding electron transfer flavoprotein subunit beta/FixA family protein, whose protein sequence is MRIVVCVKQVPDTTEVKIDPKTGTLIREGVPSILNPDDANALEEALKMKDKDENVNVSVVSMGPPQAEVMLRECLAMGADEAYLVSDRAFAGSDTWATSKVIASAIRKIGNYDIIFAGRQAIDGDTAQVGPQISEKLGIPQVTYVEDFKLEEDKITVQRQLEDGYEIIKVKKPALLTAVSSLNEPRYMAVDKIFEAYEKEIKTLTINDLDIEPEGVGLKASPTKVFRSFTPAPKGKGVMLEGTSQEMVEKLIVSLKQKHII
- a CDS encoding electron transfer flavoprotein subunit alpha/FixB family protein, with the protein product MDIKKDLSSYKNVWVIAEQRQGKITPVVIELLGEGRKIANDIGVELCAILLGHNVDNLADELIQFGADKVYYVNDPLLEKYTTDGYAKVIVDAVNNIKPEIVLIGATHIGRDLAPRIASNLDTGLTADCTKLEVDPADKKLKQTRPAFGGNIMATIICPDNRPQMSTVRPGVMEKAVRDENRKGEIIKLGTNLSKNDIRTEVVEIVKSKKELVSLTDANFIVSGGLGLGNPDGFKLLKQLADRLNGVVGSSRAAVDAGWIENSHQVGQTGTTVKPTVYIACGISGAIQHLAGMQESDIIIAINKNESAPIFEVADYGIVGDLYDVVPKLLELLGDDKRITELFEQSKII